The Microcoleus sp. AS-A8 genome has a window encoding:
- a CDS encoding GerMN domain-containing protein, which yields MQDQYNVRRIPVLCVIAGISAVLVAVGGCSPGENSNSSESSTTTTPSPIASVPSQPAQPSTSVQPQPAKPLGSRPNKPVESVQGETVKVYWVNNVNNKVQVVPSPVSLKSTGKPGELLESAFNSLLAGPTDPAFATTIPQGTTLRKVTSKPDGVHVDLSKEFTDGGGSASMTGRVAQVIYTASTLEPSAKVWISVEGKPLEVLGGEGLMLDQPITRETFEQNFNL from the coding sequence ATGCAAGACCAATATAATGTTCGTCGCATTCCTGTTTTATGTGTGATCGCTGGTATTTCTGCTGTACTCGTAGCCGTAGGAGGATGTTCACCGGGGGAAAACTCGAATTCTAGTGAGTCTTCCACGACAACGACACCATCACCAATTGCATCTGTACCGTCTCAGCCTGCCCAGCCCTCCACATCAGTACAGCCCCAGCCTGCGAAGCCCTTAGGCTCAAGACCGAATAAGCCTGTCGAGTCCGTGCAAGGGGAAACCGTTAAGGTTTATTGGGTCAATAATGTCAATAACAAAGTACAGGTCGTTCCTAGTCCGGTCTCACTCAAAAGTACCGGCAAACCTGGTGAACTTTTAGAAAGCGCATTCAACAGCTTATTAGCAGGGCCGACTGACCCAGCTTTCGCTACAACAATTCCTCAAGGAACAACGCTGAGAAAGGTCACTTCCAAACCTGACGGTGTTCATGTAGATTTGTCCAAGGAATTTACCGATGGTGGCGGCAGTGCCTCCATGACGGGTCGGGTAGCGCAGGTTATCTACACCGCTAGTACTTTAGAGCCATCAGCTAAAGTCTGGATTTCTGTAGAAGGGAAGCCACTAGAAGTTTTAGGGGGAGAGGGGTTAATGCTGGATCAGCCGATCACTCGCGAAACCTTCGAGCAAAACTTTAATCTATAG
- a CDS encoding GNAT family N-acetyltransferase produces MDVQIDLAKFGDLESILELQESSLRFLTSKEYDARQIESLIRSQKPIRSYQNEISFVAYSDSKLVGFASLSVHTPTINAIFVHPDFTRLGIGTKLLNAIENTAIEKKHKTMYVMSSLSAIDFYQARGYTITIESGFWSEPTIWIPCVNMQKQLIPVTEREKWIRRIILFIVFLVAVFLILR; encoded by the coding sequence ATGGATGTTCAAATAGATTTAGCAAAGTTTGGGGATTTAGAGAGTATATTAGAACTCCAAGAAAGTTCCCTGAGGTTTTTAACATCTAAAGAGTATGATGCTAGGCAAATTGAGTCTTTAATTAGAAGTCAGAAGCCAATTAGATCATATCAAAATGAGATATCATTCGTAGCCTATTCCGACTCTAAACTGGTTGGATTCGCCTCTTTGTCAGTTCATACACCTACAATTAATGCCATTTTTGTGCATCCTGATTTTACTCGTTTAGGCATTGGCACAAAGTTACTTAATGCTATAGAAAATACAGCGATTGAGAAGAAGCACAAAACTATGTATGTGATGTCATCACTGTCAGCTATTGATTTTTATCAAGCGAGAGGCTACACAATAACTATCGAATCTGGTTTTTGGTCAGAGCCAACGATTTGGATACCATGTGTAAATATGCAGAAGCAGTTAATCCCTGTGACAGAGAGGGAGAAATGGATTCGGCGAATCATTTTGTTCATTGTTTTCTTAGTTGCTGTTTTTTTGATTCTGAGATGA
- a CDS encoding helix-turn-helix domain-containing protein, with protein sequence MPRIQHLDIENLISEIRQRLELTQEQLAHQLGVTCLTVNRWENRHAKPSPMALKLIELKLKQMGERGQDLLERYFTE encoded by the coding sequence ATGCCACGAATCCAACATCTAGATATAGAAAACCTCATTAGTGAAATCCGTCAGCGGTTAGAGCTAACTCAGGAGCAATTAGCCCACCAGTTGGGCGTTACTTGCTTAACGGTCAACCGTTGGGAAAATAGACACGCCAAACCGTCTCCGATGGCACTGAAACTTATTGAACTGAAGCTGAAGCAGATGGGTGAACGAGGTCAAGATCTGTTAGAGCGGTATTTTACCGAGTAG
- the accB gene encoding acetyl-CoA carboxylase biotin carboxyl carrier protein has translation MTLDFNQLRELLTAIAQTDIAELTLKSADFELTVRKGIPMATSVAPSLSSPGGNTISGLVNASTPMATLPTSLTPVPATATTETAPAPPVATPPTVDPKWVDVKSPMVGTFYRSPAPDEPPFVELSDRIRTGQTICIIEAMKLMNEIEAEVSGQVMEILVQNGEAVEYDQPLMRINPG, from the coding sequence GTGACATTAGACTTTAATCAACTTCGCGAATTGCTCACCGCGATCGCACAAACCGATATTGCGGAATTGACCTTAAAAAGTGCTGACTTTGAACTGACAGTGCGTAAAGGCATTCCGATGGCTACGAGTGTTGCCCCATCTCTAAGTAGCCCTGGCGGCAACACAATTTCGGGATTGGTCAATGCCTCTACCCCAATGGCAACCCTGCCGACTTCATTGACTCCTGTCCCGGCAACCGCCACTACTGAGACGGCACCAGCACCGCCCGTGGCGACTCCTCCAACCGTAGATCCCAAATGGGTAGACGTTAAGTCTCCTATGGTGGGGACATTTTACCGATCACCCGCTCCAGATGAACCGCCTTTTGTGGAATTGAGCGATCGCATCCGCACGGGACAGACAATTTGCATCATCGAAGCGATGAAGCTCATGAATGAAATTGAAGCCGAAGTCTCAGGACAGGTCATGGAAATTCTGGTGCAGAATGGAGAAGCTGTGGAATACGATCAGCCATTGATGCGGATTAATCCAGGTTAA
- a CDS encoding metalloregulator ArsR/SmtB family transcription factor has product MPTANTVPQEVVQQVAEYFSILSEPMRLRILNLLREGEKCVQELVEATATSQANVSKHLKVMLQAGILSRRSEGTSAYYKVEDELIFELCNLVCDRLATRIEQQARHFRDFSLTNKE; this is encoded by the coding sequence ATGCCCACAGCGAACACTGTACCACAAGAAGTAGTACAACAAGTTGCTGAATATTTTAGTATCTTGAGTGAGCCAATGCGACTGCGAATTTTAAATTTGCTCCGCGAAGGCGAAAAATGTGTACAAGAGCTAGTAGAGGCAACAGCCACGAGTCAGGCGAATGTATCCAAACACCTCAAGGTGATGCTGCAAGCCGGTATCCTCAGTCGTCGATCTGAAGGAACATCAGCTTACTACAAAGTAGAAGACGAGCTAATTTTTGAGCTTTGTAATTTGGTTTGCGATCGCCTCGCCACACGAATTGAACAGCAAGCCCGTCATTTCCGGGACTTCAGCCTCACCAATAAGGAGTGA
- a CDS encoding 1-acyl-sn-glycerol-3-phosphate acyltransferase, producing the protein MPDLIIQAQPPLEFIPPTFNPLVLRVAQQVMPMWRHRHTAISQIEADNVEVLVDLYRQFQEGKIRFLMAFRHPSVDDPFCVAHLLWRLVPQVAKQQGISLQSPIHSHFIYDRGIPLWAGSQMAWLYSRLGGTPIHRGKADWMGLRSIRNLFANGQFPMLASPEGATNGHNEIISPLEPGIAQFGFWCAEDLHKAERSQQVCILPIGIQYRYVEAPWKAIEKLLSELEAASGLPVEPVSVELIPSTQTLTPKAEHSLYRRLYRLSDRLLSFMEEFYTRFYHQTLPKVTADTTPPSPESITHLNHALTVRLQALLNVALQVAEEYFDLSAKGSLIDRCRRLEQAGWNYIYREELKNVKAISPLERGLADRIAEEANLRMWHMRLVETFVAVTGYYVIEKPTVERFAETTLLLWDMVTRIKGHSPFQRPRLGRQRVQMTVGEPLSVSERYPMYQASRQSARQAVADLTQDLQKAMESLISSEA; encoded by the coding sequence TTGCCAGATTTGATTATTCAGGCTCAGCCCCCTCTAGAATTTATCCCACCGACTTTTAATCCCTTGGTGCTAAGAGTCGCTCAACAAGTGATGCCGATGTGGAGGCATCGGCACACAGCGATTAGCCAAATTGAAGCAGACAACGTCGAGGTTTTGGTCGATTTGTATCGTCAGTTTCAGGAGGGTAAAATTCGTTTCTTAATGGCATTTCGGCATCCCAGTGTTGATGACCCCTTTTGTGTGGCTCACTTGCTGTGGCGGTTGGTACCGCAGGTTGCCAAACAACAGGGTATATCGTTACAGTCCCCCATTCATAGCCATTTTATTTATGATCGGGGCATTCCCCTCTGGGCGGGTTCACAAATGGCTTGGCTCTATTCCCGATTGGGTGGCACTCCGATCCATCGGGGTAAGGCCGATTGGATGGGGTTACGCTCGATTCGGAACTTATTTGCAAATGGTCAGTTCCCGATGCTGGCTTCCCCCGAAGGAGCGACTAATGGACATAATGAGATTATCAGTCCCCTAGAACCGGGAATTGCACAATTTGGATTTTGGTGTGCTGAAGATTTGCACAAGGCAGAGCGATCGCAACAGGTGTGCATTTTACCCATCGGAATTCAGTATCGTTACGTTGAAGCGCCCTGGAAAGCCATAGAAAAGCTGTTAAGCGAATTAGAAGCGGCGAGTGGTTTACCGGTTGAACCGGTAAGTGTTGAGTTGATCCCTTCCACTCAAACCCTAACCCCGAAAGCTGAACACTCACTTTATCGCAGGCTCTATCGTTTGAGCGATCGTTTATTGTCGTTTATGGAAGAGTTTTACACTCGCTTCTATCATCAAACTTTGCCAAAGGTGACGGCGGATACCACTCCTCCATCCCCAGAGTCAATCACCCATCTCAATCATGCGTTAACCGTTCGCCTCCAAGCGTTACTCAATGTTGCGCTACAGGTAGCCGAGGAGTATTTTGATTTGTCTGCGAAGGGGAGTTTAATTGATCGCTGTCGTCGTTTAGAGCAAGCCGGCTGGAATTATATCTATCGAGAAGAGTTGAAGAATGTGAAAGCCATCTCTCCTCTGGAGAGAGGATTAGCCGATCGCATTGCGGAGGAAGCTAACTTGCGGATGTGGCACATGCGTTTAGTCGAAACGTTTGTGGCTGTAACTGGGTATTATGTGATTGAAAAACCGACTGTAGAGCGATTTGCTGAGACGACCTTACTGTTATGGGATATGGTCACTCGCATTAAGGGTCATAGCCCTTTCCAGCGCCCTCGGTTAGGCCGACAACGGGTACAGATGACTGTTGGAGAGCCTCTATCGGTTTCAGAACGCTATCCTATGTATCAGGCGAGTCGTCAGAGTGCTAGACAAGCGGTGGCGGATCTGACTCAAGACCTGCAAAAAGCGATGGAATCTCTGATCTCGTCAGAAGCCTAA
- a CDS encoding helix-turn-helix domain-containing protein — protein MATLKQLRERLGMTQEELATQLGTTSRTIRRHETGEREIRFSLPQIKRLIELMQRAGMSSDDLPDNID, from the coding sequence TTGGCAACTCTTAAACAGTTACGCGAACGACTGGGAATGACGCAGGAAGAATTAGCCACTCAGCTAGGAACAACAAGCAGAACAATTAGACGCCATGAAACAGGCGAAAGAGAAATTAGGTTTTCGCTTCCTCAAATCAAACGATTGATTGAGCTAATGCAAAGAGCAGGAATGTCCTCTGATGACTTACCCGACAACATCGACTGA
- a CDS encoding carotenoid oxygenase family protein: MVSVQNFTRSSIGQYEATISGAWPQELSGHIFVAAPYHQLGERHLFGGAGVTIRWDLAPQNGKVKLLCKRVNTWDSFWQDLLPLTWRQRAFFPARMSLFGIAEPANTGVVNMNGRLLLTADAGRYWEVDPVTLETITPVGYFDEHIISVPLSFFPMVANTAHPFYDPETGELISCELKCVPRPGQLFYDMISQVYITVWDGKGTLKHWELDGTQLDGSPHTIILTEECAMIPDMPFQMGLTTLMGLKVPPTNAYPHTQVYIVDRKDLTAANYKVPARLVTFPGDSYHFLCNYRHNDGNIQMVAVQQGTISLTQSLEPSDVMHFTGKPYSEEYWGIPWMFGFDPGVLRKVAIGDGQVIQEEAFIHPGWYSTMLYTADPREQFTASGYSAIYQGYAGYWRDLICRRQYLAFRDHPNRILTDKKLPTHNLPSILARIPLAEDWKTLTAQLEKEQQEHPERELATLGREFLDFYVFPDDCLLDSVQYIPQGKGYIFTKVFVGNHLEAWLFAADNLKNGPVAKLTLPDKVNFGFTLHSEYFEKLVSAPPSYRVDRVSCALRSLAKVPREFIFNQPDQVLNR, encoded by the coding sequence ATGGTATCTGTTCAAAATTTTACTCGTTCCAGCATCGGTCAATATGAAGCTACAATCTCTGGCGCTTGGCCTCAGGAGCTATCGGGTCATATTTTCGTAGCGGCTCCCTATCACCAGCTTGGAGAACGTCATCTGTTTGGTGGTGCGGGTGTCACCATCCGTTGGGATCTGGCCCCACAAAATGGTAAAGTCAAACTCCTGTGCAAACGAGTTAATACCTGGGATAGTTTTTGGCAAGATTTGCTTCCCCTCACTTGGCGGCAGAGAGCTTTTTTTCCGGCAAGAATGAGTCTATTTGGTATTGCCGAGCCAGCGAACACCGGAGTTGTCAACATGAATGGGCGACTGCTCCTAACCGCCGATGCGGGACGCTACTGGGAAGTCGATCCGGTCACCCTAGAAACGATTACGCCGGTGGGATACTTTGACGAACATATCATCAGTGTTCCCCTATCATTCTTCCCAATGGTGGCGAATACAGCTCACCCTTTTTACGACCCAGAGACGGGTGAGCTAATTAGCTGCGAATTGAAATGTGTGCCGCGTCCAGGGCAATTGTTCTATGACATGATCAGTCAAGTTTATATTACAGTTTGGGACGGCAAAGGCACATTAAAGCACTGGGAGTTGGATGGAACTCAACTCGATGGTAGCCCCCATACCATCATCCTCACCGAAGAATGCGCGATGATTCCCGATATGCCTTTCCAAATGGGCTTAACCACACTCATGGGGCTTAAGGTTCCACCCACCAATGCTTATCCTCATACTCAGGTTTATATCGTAGACCGTAAAGACTTAACAGCCGCCAACTATAAAGTTCCTGCACGCCTGGTTACTTTTCCGGGTGATAGTTACCATTTCTTGTGCAACTACCGTCATAACGATGGAAATATTCAGATGGTGGCTGTCCAACAGGGAACAATTAGCCTGACTCAATCATTGGAACCCTCTGATGTCATGCACTTTACGGGCAAACCCTACAGCGAAGAATATTGGGGTATTCCCTGGATGTTTGGTTTTGACCCAGGTGTTCTACGTAAAGTAGCTATTGGTGATGGTCAAGTAATTCAAGAAGAAGCGTTTATCCATCCCGGATGGTATTCCACCATGCTCTATACGGCTGACCCACGGGAGCAGTTTACCGCTTCAGGTTATTCGGCAATTTACCAAGGTTATGCTGGGTATTGGCGGGATTTAATCTGCCGTCGTCAGTACCTTGCTTTCCGGGATCATCCCAACCGTATCCTGACGGATAAGAAACTGCCCACTCACAATTTACCCTCTATTTTAGCTCGTATTCCTCTAGCAGAAGATTGGAAAACCCTTACCGCTCAGTTGGAAAAAGAACAACAAGAACATCCGGAGCGGGAGTTAGCTACCTTAGGTCGTGAGTTCCTTGATTTTTATGTGTTCCCCGATGATTGTCTTCTCGACAGTGTTCAATACATTCCTCAAGGTAAGGGATATATTTTCACGAAAGTATTTGTCGGAAATCATCTGGAAGCCTGGTTATTTGCTGCCGATAACCTCAAGAACGGCCCTGTTGCCAAGCTGACTCTGCCAGACAAGGTTAACTTTGGCTTCACCTTACATTCTGAGTATTTTGAGAAGCTGGTTTCTGCTCCTCCTTCCTATCGTGTTGATCGGGTTTCCTGTGCTTTGCGGAGTTTAGCCAAAGTTCCTAGAGAATTTATCTTCAATCAACCCGATCAAGTCCTTAATCGTTGA
- a CDS encoding DUF2993 domain-containing protein gives MEFLTILLSGLLALVSPIGIVTDKIIAKNLRSRLNKVEQLQVRVDNAPSYQLVQGKVERVRIAGRGLWLTPDIRIGALEIETDPLNVDLQRLRQGGQRSPKAALRQPAQAGVRLALTEADINKALQSPAVMARLRVLGSRFLGGSPEAYEVLNPRMDFLGNNRIRFQVELRQKDAETTALMVESGLSFTAGHSLKLMEPAVTLNGQSLSPILIAGFSEGIGRRFDLRTLEEAGITARVLQWKVDTDELQVAAFVRVDASNQSSASISGERRP, from the coding sequence ATGGAATTTTTAACCATCCTACTCTCTGGCTTACTTGCACTTGTCTCCCCAATCGGCATAGTAACGGATAAAATTATTGCGAAGAATCTCCGCTCTCGATTAAATAAGGTAGAGCAATTGCAAGTCCGTGTTGACAATGCTCCTAGCTATCAGCTTGTGCAAGGAAAAGTGGAGCGAGTGCGAATTGCTGGGCGAGGATTATGGCTCACTCCGGATATTCGCATTGGGGCCTTGGAAATAGAAACAGACCCCCTAAATGTGGATTTACAACGTCTCAGGCAGGGAGGGCAGAGGTCACCCAAGGCAGCGCTACGGCAACCGGCACAAGCGGGGGTACGTTTAGCTCTTACCGAGGCAGATATCAACAAGGCTTTGCAGTCACCTGCTGTGATGGCTCGATTACGGGTTCTAGGTAGTCGCTTTTTGGGAGGTTCACCGGAGGCTTATGAGGTTCTCAATCCCCGGATGGATTTTTTGGGCAACAACCGCATCCGTTTTCAGGTCGAGTTGCGCCAAAAAGATGCTGAAACAACCGCGCTGATGGTGGAGTCAGGACTGAGTTTTACCGCCGGACACAGCTTAAAACTCATGGAACCAGCCGTTACTCTTAACGGGCAATCGCTCTCACCGATATTAATTGCAGGGTTTTCTGAGGGTATCGGTAGACGATTCGATCTCCGCACCCTGGAAGAGGCCGGGATTACAGCACGAGTCTTACAATGGAAGGTAGATACTGATGAACTACAAGTCGCAGCGTTTGTCCGAGTTGATGCCTCCAACCAGTCGTCTGCCTCTATATCAGGGGAGCGTCGTCCATAA
- the proS gene encoding proline--tRNA ligase: MRLSNMLFVTLREDPAEAEIPSHKLLLRAGYIRRIGSGIYAYLPLMWRVLQKVSQIVREEMNATGAQECLLPQLQPSELWKESGRWDTYTKAEGIMFAFTDRQEREVALGPTHEEVITTVARDMIRSYRQLPLHLYQIQTKFRDEIRPRFGLMRGREFIMKDGYSFHTDEESLKKTYQDMYQAYSNMMRRSGLKFRPVEADSGAIGGSGSTEFMILAEAGEDEVLYTEDGQYSANVEKAVSLPDVAEPSPFTTYEKRETPNTPTIDSLCQFLKCSPTQIVKNVLYQAVYDNGMTVLVLVSIRGDQDVNEVKLNNELVRQAEQYKAKTLLSLTVPDAAAQQKWASKPLPLGYIAPDIADDYISPNKEVAPVFLRLVDKTVVELKNFVTGSNESGYHVVGANWGEQFQLPKLEVDLRKAKIGDRAIHNPSQTLQSARGIEAGHIFQLGTKYSKAMGATYTSESGEELPLLMGCYGVGVSRLAQAAVEQSYDKDGIIWPVAIAPYHAIVTVPNVGDAAQMEAAEKLYTELNQAGIETLLDDRDERAGVKFKDADLIGIPYRIVTGRSLKDGKLEVVERATKKSQDIPLDKVVSTLKDWINAALQ; the protein is encoded by the coding sequence ATGCGACTGTCTAATATGCTTTTCGTCACCCTGCGGGAAGACCCAGCAGAAGCGGAAATCCCCAGTCACAAACTACTACTCCGCGCAGGCTACATACGTCGCATCGGTAGCGGGATTTACGCCTATCTCCCCTTAATGTGGCGCGTACTGCAAAAAGTCTCCCAAATCGTGCGCGAGGAGATGAATGCCACAGGTGCTCAAGAGTGTCTGCTGCCGCAGTTGCAACCCTCTGAATTGTGGAAAGAGTCCGGACGCTGGGATACCTACACCAAAGCCGAAGGCATCATGTTCGCCTTCACAGACCGGCAAGAGCGAGAAGTGGCACTCGGCCCAACCCATGAAGAAGTGATCACGACCGTTGCCCGTGACATGATTCGCTCCTACCGCCAACTCCCCCTGCACCTGTACCAAATTCAAACCAAATTCCGGGATGAAATTCGCCCTCGCTTCGGACTGATGCGCGGTCGCGAATTCATCATGAAAGACGGCTACTCGTTCCATACCGATGAAGAGAGCCTGAAAAAGACCTATCAGGATATGTACCAAGCGTACAGCAACATGATGCGTCGCTCTGGTCTGAAATTCCGACCCGTAGAAGCAGACTCCGGGGCAATCGGCGGTTCGGGTTCCACCGAGTTCATGATTTTGGCAGAAGCGGGAGAAGATGAGGTTCTCTACACCGAAGATGGTCAGTACTCTGCCAACGTAGAAAAAGCAGTATCCTTGCCCGACGTTGCCGAACCCTCACCCTTTACCACCTACGAAAAACGCGAAACCCCCAACACCCCAACCATTGACTCCCTCTGTCAATTCCTGAAATGCTCACCGACCCAAATAGTGAAAAACGTCCTCTACCAAGCCGTCTATGACAATGGCATGACGGTACTGGTGCTAGTGAGCATTCGAGGCGATCAAGATGTTAATGAAGTGAAGCTGAACAACGAGCTGGTGAGACAGGCAGAGCAGTACAAGGCGAAAACCCTCCTCTCGCTCACCGTACCCGATGCCGCAGCTCAACAAAAATGGGCATCGAAACCGCTACCCTTGGGCTACATTGCCCCAGATATTGCAGACGATTACATCAGCCCCAATAAAGAAGTCGCGCCTGTATTTTTGCGATTGGTGGATAAGACAGTCGTTGAGCTAAAAAACTTTGTTACAGGTTCCAACGAATCAGGCTATCACGTCGTTGGGGCGAACTGGGGCGAACAATTCCAGTTACCTAAATTAGAGGTCGATTTACGGAAGGCAAAAATAGGCGATCGCGCAATCCATAACCCCAGCCAAACTCTGCAAAGCGCACGCGGCATCGAAGCAGGACACATCTTTCAATTAGGAACAAAATACTCTAAAGCGATGGGTGCCACCTACACCAGTGAGTCAGGCGAAGAACTTCCCCTACTTATGGGATGTTACGGCGTCGGCGTGTCGCGATTAGCTCAGGCAGCAGTAGAGCAGTCTTATGACAAAGATGGAATAATCTGGCCCGTTGCGATCGCACCTTACCATGCGATCGTCACCGTTCCCAACGTGGGAGATGCCGCGCAGATGGAGGCAGCAGAAAAACTCTACACCGAACTCAATCAAGCAGGTATCGAAACTCTACTCGATGACCGCGACGAACGCGCCGGTGTGAAGTTCAAAGACGCTGATTTAATTGGGATTCCCTACCGGATTGTAACGGGGCGATCGCTCAAAGACGGTAAATTAGAAGTTGTCGAACGAGCCACCAAAAAATCCCAGGATATTCCCCTGGATAAAGTGGTATCAACCTTAAAAGACTGGATTAACGCTGCTTTGCAATAA
- the efp gene encoding elongation factor P: MISSNDFRPGVTIELDGSVWRVVEFLHVKPGKGSAFVRTKLKNVQSGSVVEKTFRAGETVPQANLEKRTMQHTYKEADQFVFMDMETYEESSLNSSQIGERVKYLNEGMEVNVVTWGDQVLEVELPNSVVLEVVDTDPGVKGDTATGGTKPAIVSTGAQVMVPLFISIGERIKIDTRNDSYLGRE; the protein is encoded by the coding sequence ATGATTTCTAGTAACGACTTTCGCCCTGGTGTCACGATTGAGTTAGATGGGTCTGTATGGCGGGTAGTGGAGTTTCTCCACGTCAAGCCTGGGAAGGGTTCCGCCTTTGTGCGTACAAAACTGAAAAACGTGCAAAGTGGAAGTGTTGTTGAGAAAACCTTCCGCGCTGGAGAAACGGTACCCCAAGCCAATCTGGAAAAGCGCACAATGCAGCATACCTACAAAGAAGCTGACCAGTTTGTCTTCATGGATATGGAAACCTATGAGGAAAGCAGTCTGAATTCGTCTCAGATTGGCGAACGCGTCAAGTATCTCAATGAAGGGATGGAGGTTAATGTTGTGACTTGGGGTGATCAAGTTCTGGAAGTAGAACTTCCCAACTCGGTCGTGTTAGAAGTTGTGGATACCGACCCCGGTGTCAAAGGCGATACCGCAACTGGTGGTACGAAACCCGCGATCGTTTCAACCGGTGCTCAGGTCATGGTTCCTCTGTTTATTTCGATCGGAGAGCGGATTAAAATCGACACCCGTAACGATTCCTACTTGGGTCGCGAATAA
- a CDS encoding endonuclease/exonuclease/phosphatase family protein, translated as MPNLLKWRPIFKSVFDGIFLLGTALLTLVSLAGYFGLFNNYLELTSHFKLQYLIVSFCPFFFFLLTRHSLGLGLSLFCLLINLYDIAPWYLPQSFGSANNIQGQKIRILQSNVDKYHNDYAKVISLVREEKPDIAVFLEVGKTGAKKLEVLQDILPYSIAHQEEEVDGTAIYSKLPLENKSVKSLGKGRRSVLADVTIPGNMISMVASHPSMATGKPFFEERNSQLDAIAVQVANKKNSLVVGDLNITMWSPYYKRFVSKAGLRNARRGFGILPTWPTYSPLLSIPIDHCLVGEDIKVLKIRTGRQVGSDHLPLITDLLIYKQ; from the coding sequence ATGCCTAATCTTCTTAAATGGCGACCTATCTTTAAATCTGTCTTTGACGGAATATTTTTACTCGGAACAGCTTTATTAACTCTAGTTTCTCTGGCAGGATACTTTGGATTATTTAATAATTACCTAGAACTGACTTCTCATTTCAAACTGCAATATTTAATAGTTAGCTTTTGTCCCTTCTTTTTCTTTTTGCTCACGCGCCATAGCTTAGGATTAGGTTTAAGTTTATTCTGTCTCCTCATTAACCTATATGACATTGCGCCTTGGTATCTTCCTCAGTCATTTGGTAGTGCAAATAATATACAGGGACAAAAAATCAGAATTTTACAGTCCAATGTTGATAAATATCATAATGACTATGCTAAAGTCATTTCTCTAGTTAGGGAAGAAAAGCCTGATATTGCAGTTTTCCTGGAAGTCGGCAAGACGGGAGCTAAAAAATTAGAAGTTTTACAAGATATTCTTCCCTACTCCATAGCTCACCAAGAGGAGGAGGTAGATGGGACAGCCATTTATAGCAAGCTACCTCTGGAAAACAAATCCGTTAAGTCCTTAGGAAAGGGTAGAAGAAGTGTCTTGGCGGATGTCACGATTCCAGGAAACATGATTTCAATGGTCGCTTCCCATCCTTCTATGGCAACTGGAAAGCCTTTTTTTGAGGAACGAAACAGCCAACTGGATGCAATTGCCGTTCAGGTTGCAAATAAAAAAAATTCTTTGGTGGTTGGAGATTTGAATATAACAATGTGGTCTCCCTATTATAAGCGCTTTGTCAGCAAGGCTGGGCTACGCAACGCACGAAGGGGTTTTGGCATTTTACCCACATGGCCGACTTACTCTCCATTACTATCTATTCCCATCGACCATTGTTTAGTAGGTGAAGATATTAAAGTCTTAAAGATTCGCACGGGTCGTCAGGTTGGTTCCGACCATTTACCTTTAATCACGGATTTATTGATTTATAAACAATAA